A single Pan troglodytes isolate AG18354 chromosome 19, NHGRI_mPanTro3-v2.0_pri, whole genome shotgun sequence DNA region contains:
- the SLC16A13 gene encoding monocarboxylate transporter 13 isoform X3 yields MKYPSQDCIPGLWDSKASATFCCWAMRGLLCALSSLRVLNTTSSFLTGSGWALTFAPTLACLSCYFSRRRSLATGLALTGVGLSSFTFAPFFQWLLSHYAWRGSLLLVSALSLHLVACGALLRPPSLAEDPAVGGPRAQLTSLLHHGPFLRYTVALTLINTGYFIPYLHLVSHLQDLDWDPLPAAFLLSVAAISDLVGRVVSGWLGDAVPGPVTRLLMLWTTLTGVSLALFPVAQAPTALVALAVAYGFTSGALAPLAFSVLPELIGTRRIYCGLGLLQMIESIGGLLGPPLSGYLRDVTGNYTASFVVAGAFLLSGSGILLTLPHFFCFSTTTSRPQDLVTEALDTKVPLPKEGLEED; encoded by the exons ATGAAGTATCCAAGCCAAGATTGTATCCCAGGTCTGTGGGACTCCAAAGCAAGTGCTACATTCTGCTGCTGGGCAATGCGGGGATTACTGTGTGCCTTGAGCTCCCTAAGAGTTCTCAACACCACTTCTTCCTTTTTGACAGGCTCTGGCTGGGCTTTGACCTTCGCTCCGACCCTGGCCTGCCTGTCCTGTTATTTCTCTCGCCGACGATCCCTGGCCACCGGGCTGGCACTGACAGGCGTGGGCCTCTCCTCCTTCACATTTGCCCCCTTTTTCCAGTGGCTGCTCAGCCACTACGCCTGGAGGGGGTCCCTGCTGCTGGTGTCTGCCCTCTCCCTCCACCTGGTGGCCTGTGGTGCTCTCCTCCGCCCACCCTCCCTGGCTGAGGACCCTGCTGTGGGTGGTCCCAGGGCCCAACTCACCTCTCTCCTCcatcatggccccttcctccgtTACACTGTTGCCCTCACCCTGATCAACACTGGCTACTTCATTCCCTACCTCCACCTGGTGTCCCATCTCCAGGACCTGGATTGGGACCCACTACCTGCTGCCTTCCTACTCTCAGTTGCTGCTATTTCTGACCTCGTGGGGCGTGTGGTCTCCGGATGGCTGGGAGATGCAGTCCCAGGGCCTGTGACACGACTCCTGATGCTCTGGACCACCTTGACCGGGGTGTCACTAGCCCTGTTCCCTGTAGCTCAGGCTCCCACAGCCCTGGTGGCTCTGGCTGTGGCCTACGGCTTCACATCAGGGGCTCTGGCCCCACTGGCCTTCTCCGTGCTGCCTGAACTAATAGGGACTAGAAGGATCTACTGTGGCCTGGGACTGTTGCAGATGATAGAGAGCATCGGGGGGCTGCTGGGGCCTCCTCTCTCAG GCTACCTCCGGGATGTGACAGGCAACTACACGGCTTCTTTTGTGGTGGCTGGGGCCTTCCTTCTTTCAGGGAGTGGAATTCTCCTCACCCTGCCCCACTTCTTCTGCTTCTCAACTACTACCTCCAGGCCCCAGGACCTTGTAACAGAAGCACTAGATACTAAAGTTCCCCTACCCAAGGAGGGGCTGGAAGAGGACTGA
- the SLC16A11 gene encoding monocarboxylate transporter 11 isoform X1: protein MPAPQRKHRRGGFSHRCFPTPQTAMTPQPAGPPDGGWGWVVAAAAFAINGLSYGLLRSLGLAFPDLAEHFDRSAQDTAWISALALAVQQAASPVGSALSTRWGARPVVMVGGVLASLGFVFSAFARGLLHLYLGLGLLAGFGWALVFAPALGTLSRYFSRRRVLAVGLALTGNGASSLLLAPALQLLLDTFGWRGALLLLGAITLHLTPCGALLLPLVLPGEPPAPPRSPLAALGLGLFTRRAFSIFALGTALVGGGYFVPYVHLAPHALDRGLGGYGAALVVAVAAMGDAGARLVCGWLADQGWVPLPRLLAVFGALTGLGLWVVGLVPVVGGEESWGGPLLAAAVAYGLSAGSYAPLVFGVLPGLVGVGGVVQATGLVMMLMSLGGLLGPPLSGFLRDETGDFTASFLLSGSLILSGSFIYIGLPRALPSCGPASPPATPPPERGELLPAPQAVLLSPGGPGSTLDTTC from the exons ATGCCGGCTCCCCAGCGGAAGCACAGGCGTGGAGGCTTCTCTCATAGATGTTTCCCCACCCCGCAGACGGCGATGACCCCCCAGCCCGCCGGACCCCCGgatgggggctggggctgggtggtGGCGGCCGCAGCCTTCGCGATAAACGGGCTGTCCTACGGGCTGCTGCGCTCGCTGGGCCTTGCCTTCCCTGACCTTGCCGAGCACTTTGACCGAAGCGCCCAGGACACTGCGTGGATCAGCGCCCTGGCCCTGGCCGTGCAGCAGGCAGCCA GCCCCGTGGGCAGCGCCCTGAGCACGCGCTGGGGGGCCCGCCCCGTGGTGATGGTTGGGGGCGTCCTCGCCTCGCTGGGCTTCGTCTTCTCGGCTTTCGCCCGCGGTCTGCTGCATCTCTACCTCGGCCTGGGCCTCCTCGCTG GCTTTGGTTGGGCCCTGGTGTTCGCCCCCGCCCTAGGCACCCTCTCGCGTTACTTCTCCCGCCGTCGAGTCTTGGCGGTGGGGCTGGCGCTCACCGGCAACGGGGCCTCCTCGCTGCTCCTGGCGCCCGCCTTGCAGCTTCTCCTCGATACTTTCGGCTGGCGGGGCGCTCTGCTCCTCCTCGGCGCGATCACCCTCCACCTCACCCCCTGTGGCGCCCTGCTGCTACCCCTGGTCCTTCCTGGCGAACCCCCAGCCCCACCGCGTAGTCCCCTAGCTGCCCTCGGCCTCGGTCTCTTCACACGCCGGGCCTTCTCAATCTTTGCTCTAGGCACAGCCCTGGTTGGGGGCGGGTACTTCGTTCCTTACGTGCACTTGGCTCCCCACGCTTTAGACCGGGGCCTGGGGGGATACGGAGCAGCGCTGGTGGTGGCCGTGGCTGCGATGGGGGATGCGGGCGCCCGGCTGGTCTGCGGGTGGCTGGCAGACCAAGGCTGGGTGCCCCTCCCGCGGCTGCTGGCCGTATTCGGGGCTCTGACTGGGCTGGGGCTGTGGGTGGTGGGGCTGGTGCCCGTGGTGGGCGGCGAAGAGAGCTGGGGGGGTCCACTGCTGGCCGCGGCTGTGGCCTATGGGCTGAGCGCGGGGAGTTACGCCCCGCTGGTTTTCGGTGTACTCCCCGGGCTGGTGGGCGTCGGAGGTGTGGTGCAGGCCACAGGGCTGGTGATGATGCTGATGAGCCTCGGGGGGCTCCTGGGCCCTCCCCTGTCAG GCTTCCTAAGGGATGAGACAGGAGACTTCACCGCCTCTTTCCTCCTGTCTGGTTCTTTGATCCTCTCCGGCAGCTTCATCTACATAGGGTTGCCCAGGGCGCTGCCCTCCTGTGGTCCAGCCTCCCCTCCAGCCACGCCTCCCCCAGAGAGGGGGGAGCTGCTTCCCGCTCCCCAGGCAGTCTTGCTGTCCCCAGGAGGCCCTGGCTCTACTCTGGACACCACTTGTtga
- the SLC16A11 gene encoding monocarboxylate transporter 11 isoform X2 produces MTPQPAGPPDGGWGWVVAAAAFAINGLSYGLLRSLGLAFPDLAEHFDRSAQDTAWISALALAVQQAASPVGSALSTRWGARPVVMVGGVLASLGFVFSAFARGLLHLYLGLGLLAGFGWALVFAPALGTLSRYFSRRRVLAVGLALTGNGASSLLLAPALQLLLDTFGWRGALLLLGAITLHLTPCGALLLPLVLPGEPPAPPRSPLAALGLGLFTRRAFSIFALGTALVGGGYFVPYVHLAPHALDRGLGGYGAALVVAVAAMGDAGARLVCGWLADQGWVPLPRLLAVFGALTGLGLWVVGLVPVVGGEESWGGPLLAAAVAYGLSAGSYAPLVFGVLPGLVGVGGVVQATGLVMMLMSLGGLLGPPLSGFLRDETGDFTASFLLSGSLILSGSFIYIGLPRALPSCGPASPPATPPPERGELLPAPQAVLLSPGGPGSTLDTTC; encoded by the exons ATGACCCCCCAGCCCGCCGGACCCCCGgatgggggctggggctgggtggtGGCGGCCGCAGCCTTCGCGATAAACGGGCTGTCCTACGGGCTGCTGCGCTCGCTGGGCCTTGCCTTCCCTGACCTTGCCGAGCACTTTGACCGAAGCGCCCAGGACACTGCGTGGATCAGCGCCCTGGCCCTGGCCGTGCAGCAGGCAGCCA GCCCCGTGGGCAGCGCCCTGAGCACGCGCTGGGGGGCCCGCCCCGTGGTGATGGTTGGGGGCGTCCTCGCCTCGCTGGGCTTCGTCTTCTCGGCTTTCGCCCGCGGTCTGCTGCATCTCTACCTCGGCCTGGGCCTCCTCGCTG GCTTTGGTTGGGCCCTGGTGTTCGCCCCCGCCCTAGGCACCCTCTCGCGTTACTTCTCCCGCCGTCGAGTCTTGGCGGTGGGGCTGGCGCTCACCGGCAACGGGGCCTCCTCGCTGCTCCTGGCGCCCGCCTTGCAGCTTCTCCTCGATACTTTCGGCTGGCGGGGCGCTCTGCTCCTCCTCGGCGCGATCACCCTCCACCTCACCCCCTGTGGCGCCCTGCTGCTACCCCTGGTCCTTCCTGGCGAACCCCCAGCCCCACCGCGTAGTCCCCTAGCTGCCCTCGGCCTCGGTCTCTTCACACGCCGGGCCTTCTCAATCTTTGCTCTAGGCACAGCCCTGGTTGGGGGCGGGTACTTCGTTCCTTACGTGCACTTGGCTCCCCACGCTTTAGACCGGGGCCTGGGGGGATACGGAGCAGCGCTGGTGGTGGCCGTGGCTGCGATGGGGGATGCGGGCGCCCGGCTGGTCTGCGGGTGGCTGGCAGACCAAGGCTGGGTGCCCCTCCCGCGGCTGCTGGCCGTATTCGGGGCTCTGACTGGGCTGGGGCTGTGGGTGGTGGGGCTGGTGCCCGTGGTGGGCGGCGAAGAGAGCTGGGGGGGTCCACTGCTGGCCGCGGCTGTGGCCTATGGGCTGAGCGCGGGGAGTTACGCCCCGCTGGTTTTCGGTGTACTCCCCGGGCTGGTGGGCGTCGGAGGTGTGGTGCAGGCCACAGGGCTGGTGATGATGCTGATGAGCCTCGGGGGGCTCCTGGGCCCTCCCCTGTCAG GCTTCCTAAGGGATGAGACAGGAGACTTCACCGCCTCTTTCCTCCTGTCTGGTTCTTTGATCCTCTCCGGCAGCTTCATCTACATAGGGTTGCCCAGGGCGCTGCCCTCCTGTGGTCCAGCCTCCCCTCCAGCCACGCCTCCCCCAGAGAGGGGGGAGCTGCTTCCCGCTCCCCAGGCAGTCTTGCTGTCCCCAGGAGGCCCTGGCTCTACTCTGGACACCACTTGTtga